GAGAAGTTAGTcaggccttttgttttttcctttctacAGAGAAAGTGCTAACCTAGGCCTTATTGTGTTAtagtttgtttcatgtgtttaccagaattttacagatgtttttttccacattttatttcaaatactGTGGTTTTAAGATGAGTGTCACTGGTTGCATACATAATACATCAAATCATTTGgttgttttattaataactgCACTGTTTCTCAACCTTATATTCACATCTTTATTTATCATTACATGGTGTTTACAAGTGATTACTGTAAGCAATGCATCATTAACTAAGtgtgcaaaaatacaaaagtatcACACTAACAGCTACCACTTATTGTAGTCATTGCACAGTCCCTGCATGATTTAAACAAGCATTACTCTCTATCACAACAACCAGAATTTTAGCATTCCTATTGGAACCGTGTAACTGGGTTCCATTCCATGACATGTAGGCAGCTGTATGCACGGAATGAAACAGTCAATGtgaatgcattttcttttcatatatatatatatatatatatatatatatatatatatatatatatatatatatatagttgcaATCAATCGCAAAACAAATATTGCAGGAAGCACATATAATAGCAAACAGTAAAGACCAAGCTTTGCTCCTCAGCTTTCTTGACGGCTGGTCTCTTCCTTCTACCAAAAGGTTAACGTCAAAAATAGCCCAATGAGAATGAATATGGAATTACAGTGGAGCATAATCCCACTCGCATGAAGGCAAGACGCAAGGTTATCTGTggagaaaataacacaaatagaTTTCTGTCATGATCTTTGACAAAGGATTGTTTTACTTAAGCTGACTTGTATGTATTTGTAGCTGTCAAGGTTTCATCTAGACTATCacttttaatcaaattaaaaggaaaacagtgtAATATTCAGCAAGATCAGCCTTGTTCGAAACAGGTCCAGTTATATGATTGGTGAGTAAGAATCACTCTGGAGGTGGATGCATATTATTCACCCAGGGTGCGACCAGTGTTCAGTGAAGTGATGACCGACCCTCCTCTACTCCCACTCAGACTTCCAAAGCTGTGGTGAAGCAGAGGGGGAGCAAGCCAGGAAACCAATCTCCTCCACAGGCTAAACTAGGCAAAACGCCTCTCTGGAAGAGTCTGACGCAATGCCTCCTACTACAGATATGTTCCATTTGTAAGTGTGACTGCATGTGTGGATTTGTATTCGTGGAAATCCTTACTGTAAATAGACTGAAAACGTGCGCATGCTTGTTTGTTTCTAACCTGAGACAGTCTGCAACTGTGGCATCAAGGTATTCCAGAGTTGACACTCCTTAGCTCTCATCATCGTCCTGTGTTCCAAATCATTGCTGTTCAGGATGACATATTCCTGTTGCTCGAGGTTGAACGTAGGCCATTTAGCTCCAACATTCCCTGGATCTCTGGAAAGAGAAATGAGAACGAAAGCCGTTTATCAGTGCCAAGACACTCCTCACGCAGCTAGACGACTGATTGACCATTTTGTTTATGCGTACCCCGCCCGAGCAAAGTTGGTCCAGTGCTTCATTAACTTCTTGGTCATGTTTACTTCATTCTTTGTATATCCCAGGTTTGTGTTTAGAGGCATTCCAAAGATAAACTCTATCTCATAACCATGCATGACGCCCATCCATTCTGGCCAACGATTAATAGATGAACGATGAttgaataaatacagaaaagtCTTGCCACCATTTTGTGAGTACCTggtaaaaaacataaaaaacaagagTTAAACAGTTATTTTGACATTACATTAGCTCAgattaattacaaaaataagacaaatactAAACGCGTCAACCACAGGAAATTCATTTTGTTAGACAGTAGGACAGCTTTGAATTTTTTCAGACAACTGCACATAGACTGCATAAAGATAGTAGTTGAAACGGCTCCTCAATAGTGAagcaaaagcaagtagagctccccctgctaACTGgatgcagtatagatcataagctacATCCCTGCTGCGTTAATGGATGGTATTTGgtactaaaacactaaaatacacatcaaattatttttttcgggaatggtttctgtcattttagatagttaatataatactgatgcatactaAAGCGTCAGTTTTTCAGTCacgttttgttttagttaaaaCAGGACAGAAATAGGATAATACATCATGATGAGTACCAGCTGCCATGTCAATCGCTCCATGAGAGTTggaacagataaaaaaaattaatcagtACAGTGTTAATTTCACAACATAACATTGATGAACATGTTTTTTGCCTTAATACTTTTTgtctcagagagagagagaggaaatgggGAAGCAGGGaatgacatgcaggaaaggccACTCGGTGTGGGACTCGAACCAGGGTCGCCTGCAGCAAGGACTGTAGTCTCACCGCCTCAACACATGATGTGGGTGTTAACATAATTTTTACGTGACATAAACGTGAGTAAGTTTGGGTGGGTCATCAATAACACGGCTCCATGATGGTGCCACCCATATACCTGGGCAAATAGCGTTAGCTTGGACAATTCAAGGATGTGGGGATACATTgtccacatttatttacagtctatgctaGTGTGCCAAGTAAAACAAAGCACTCCTCATTTGAATGGAATGCTGAGCTGATGAAGTACTGCTATGAAAGCACCATCAAGAACGCAGGTATTTTTGGCCATTCCACACAATGTAATGTAAAACAAGTTCACATTCTGTGTAATGAACTATCCCCTGTGCTCAACCCAAGTTTACAAGTTTACAATGATTTCAACATGTCTAACTCACCTTCTATTAATTACATGTAATCCACTTTGCTATGTTTCAACCTAGTGATTTTTTTGCAAGTTCTAGTACCTGAAATTAAGATTTACCAATGAATCTTCAaatagataagataagatacgcctttattcatcccacagtggggaaattctcgTTAACAATTAACAATTAATCTACTTGCTTTTTTCGGTGCATTACTGCTTTGAACGCCTGTAATTACGTTTTATCATGTCTGCTTTATATTGCCATTTAGTTccctccaaaaagaaaaaaaaattatatcttaTCTCCATTCTTATCTCTCGgtaataaagtttgaagttcaTGTCATATAATTGTAGAACTGTTCTTTACCTCTGTGCAAACTCTATCACAGGACAATTGAACAGCTGGTCTCCAGTCAGACTACCCAGTAAGTCACGATTTTTTACCCTGGCGTTCTCCTCTGTCCAGTCAGTGTATTGGAAAATGGCTGATTGTTTTGCAACgtcactttctttcttcattaCAATCTCCACCCCTTTCAGAAACTCTTTCCTGGTGATGAGACTCGGGCCTTGGTTGCTGAAACCAGGCACTCCATAGACAAGGAAATAGGTCCCTTCATCCTTGTTCACACCAAGCATCAAATCTTTCTTTGTGAGTTTATCACTAGTAAGCAACATCTGAAAGAGGGAAAATATATACGatagtttagattagatttgtgtcatttttttcagcatggtgattttaataaagtcacattCATGTATATGATGGCAACTCGTTCCATATATTCTTACCAAGTGAGAAGTTTTAATTATAAACTACAGTTGGttcaggttcaaatattttgtCAACTGAATTTTAGTATATCAGTAcatgctgatatttatttatttatatatatattttgttttgctgacatttaaagcATGCCAGTATGAAACAGAGTAAATGAAATGCAGTTGAAACTGTTGGTAACAGCTGTAGGATACTTTTGTAGACTGTGTTTAATAAATGCAACCTGGTTCGCTGCAAAACTGTAAAAAAGTAGAGAATCTAGAGGCATCAATGTGCAGCTCCTacatggcaaaaaaacaaacaaaaacaaacgcacACCTAAGACACCTACTTCAACTTTGTCTGGTAGGAAGTCTCCATCAACAACAGGGGCAAAGGGAAATCCTAGGAATGAAGGGTGTAGCATAGCTTTATATTGCAACTCTGTGATATCTGTGGGTTCAGCTTGTTGCAGACACATTTCCAGATGGGCTGGATGAGATGTGGTGCATCCCAGTAATGTCGCCAGCTTCAGAGCCCTAAATGTTGACAAAATAATCAATCAAGGCACTTGTTGAAAGAAGAATAGGGAGAAATATGAGGAGTATTCCATCAGTATTTCTGACATTTGTTAACAATGCTGCATTTGGCAAATATCATGAATAAATTGCAATAATGTTATTGTATGTAATTCTGTTCAGTCTTCTGACTCTTCTTTCAAAAATACATCAAAGTCTGAGCCCAAATATACATGTTATACATATCAAACTGTGAATTTATCATTATTGCTATCAATAATTCATGTAAAGTCACAATGGATTCCTGAATTCATTGGGACAAATTGTCTGGTAGGGAAACGTCAGTGAACTATTAATGCTTTTAGGATTACTCTTTAGGGCTTCTTGAATGTCATTGCAAAATTTGATGATGGTCTGGATTTAGTTACTGGACCAACTAATAGCATACTACTGCAACTCAAGAct
This sequence is a window from Mugil cephalus isolate CIBA_MC_2020 chromosome 9, CIBA_Mcephalus_1.1, whole genome shotgun sequence. Protein-coding genes within it:
- the LOC125014156 gene encoding acetylcholinesterase-like; its protein translation is MAMASLLADLAVFLFLLNFLTVSLANQDDLLITTKHGRVKGKLLTVLGGEVRAFLGIPYAKPPVGTLRFRAPERVDKWEGVKDATQFPNSCYQVPDTTFPGFIGEEMWNANRPLSEDCLYLNVWSPQINKTQPPLLAPVLVWIYGGGFTTGTSSLDIYDGRFLSKTEGVVVVSMNYRLGAFGFLSLPDNKNIRGNAGLLDQRLALEWVANNIAAFGGDPSMVTLFGESAGSGSVGFHLLSPGSQPFFQRAIMQSGSPNAPWATISQTEAGQRALKLATLLGCTTSHPAHLEMCLQQAEPTDITELQYKAMLHPSFLGFPFAPVVDGDFLPDKVEMLLTSDKLTKKDLMLGVNKDEGTYFLVYGVPGFSNQGPSLITRKEFLKGVEIVMKKESDVAKQSAIFQYTDWTEENARVKNRDLLGSLTGDQLFNCPVIEFAQRYSQNGGKTFLYLFNHRSSINRWPEWMGVMHGYEIEFIFGMPLNTNLGYTKNEVNMTKKLMKHWTNFARAGDPGNVGAKWPTFNLEQQEYVILNSNDLEHRTMMRAKECQLWNTLMPQLQTVSDNLASCLHASGIMLHCNSIFILIGLFLTLTFW